Proteins co-encoded in one Novosphingobium sp. PP1Y genomic window:
- a CDS encoding HoxN/HupN/NixA family nickel/cobalt transporter, whose protein sequence is MAQLPHSVRPNLRRRIGWLFGPLVAANIAAWIWAFSLFHDQPLMLGTALLAWGLGLRHAVDADHIAAIDNVTRKLMQDGQRPIAVGFWFAIGHSGIVTIAAIAIALTTSALTQFESLKQVGGLVATSISAIFLFSIAAMNLIILRNVWKTFAHVRAGGAYVEEDLDMLLGNRGLMARLFRPMFRLITRSWHMAPLGFLFGLGFDTATEVAILGLSAGQAADGLSIGTILVLPVLFAVGMALIDTADGVVMLGAYEWAFVKPIRKLYYNITITLISALVAIVIGGIETVALIGDKLGLTGGLFDIAGELGENFNSLGFGIIGLFVLCWLASFAIYRWKRFDDIEVRISA, encoded by the coding sequence ATGGCTCAATTGCCGCATTCTGTTCGACCCAACCTGCGCCGCCGGATAGGCTGGCTTTTCGGCCCGCTCGTGGCCGCCAATATCGCCGCCTGGATCTGGGCTTTCTCGCTGTTCCACGATCAGCCGCTCATGCTCGGCACGGCCCTGCTGGCATGGGGCCTGGGGCTGCGCCATGCCGTGGACGCGGACCATATCGCGGCCATCGACAACGTGACCCGCAAGCTGATGCAGGACGGTCAGCGCCCGATCGCAGTCGGCTTCTGGTTCGCCATCGGACATTCCGGCATCGTCACCATCGCGGCCATAGCCATTGCCCTGACGACGAGCGCACTGACGCAGTTCGAAAGTCTCAAGCAGGTCGGCGGTCTCGTCGCGACCTCGATCTCGGCGATCTTCCTGTTCTCGATTGCCGCCATGAACCTGATCATCCTGCGCAACGTGTGGAAGACCTTCGCCCATGTCCGTGCCGGGGGCGCCTATGTGGAGGAAGACCTCGACATGCTGCTGGGCAATCGCGGGCTGATGGCGCGCCTTTTCCGGCCGATGTTCCGCCTCATCACCCGCAGCTGGCACATGGCTCCGCTGGGCTTCCTGTTCGGGCTGGGTTTCGACACCGCGACCGAAGTGGCCATCCTGGGCCTTTCGGCGGGGCAGGCGGCGGACGGGCTCTCCATCGGCACGATCCTCGTCCTGCCGGTGCTTTTCGCCGTGGGCATGGCGCTGATCGATACCGCCGACGGCGTCGTCATGCTCGGCGCCTATGAGTGGGCTTTCGTCAAGCCGATCCGCAAGCTCTACTACAACATCACCATCACCCTGATTTCGGCGCTTGTCGCCATCGTCATCGGCGGGATCGAAACGGTCGCCCTGATCGGCGATAAGCTGGGCCTCACCGGCGGCCTGTTCGATATTGCCGGCGAACTGGGAGAGAACTTCAACAGCCTGGGGTTCGGCATCATCGGCCTTTTCGTGCTGTGCTGGCTCGCCAGCTTCGCGATCTACCGCTGGAAGCGCTTCGACGATATCGAAGTGCGCATCTCGGCATGA
- a CDS encoding SET domain-containing protein-lysine N-methyltransferase has product MFIQPRGHSSASEAGEDRLVVCDCETLGLCVRALAPFAAGEVLDRFNGEVSADLLQHSLQVSPGMHVHDTRFVGYLSHGCEPNCRLDMERFELVALSDIDAGEVLTIDYAATEDVLYRQFACHCAAQRCRAWITGRAESANEEGRRILDGQAKPLKS; this is encoded by the coding sequence TTGTTCATCCAGCCGCGGGGACATTCCAGTGCGAGTGAAGCCGGCGAAGATCGTCTTGTCGTCTGCGATTGCGAGACGCTGGGCCTGTGCGTGCGTGCGCTTGCCCCCTTTGCCGCGGGCGAGGTGCTCGACAGGTTCAACGGCGAAGTCAGCGCCGACCTGCTGCAGCACAGCCTGCAGGTCTCGCCGGGGATGCATGTCCATGACACGCGATTCGTCGGCTACCTGTCCCACGGTTGCGAGCCCAATTGCCGGCTGGACATGGAGCGCTTCGAACTTGTCGCCCTTAGCGATATCGATGCTGGCGAAGTCCTGACCATCGACTATGCCGCGACGGAGGATGTTCTCTATCGGCAATTCGCATGCCATTGTGCCGCGCAGCGCTGCCGCGCGTGGATCACCGGGCGCGCCGAGAGTGCGAACGAGGAGGGCAGGCGAATTCTGGACGGGCAGGCCAAGCCGCTGAAGTCGTGA
- a CDS encoding HEAT repeat domain-containing protein, whose translation MLDFVNRLFRLERGEWPRLIQFGLFGFLLQMGMGVGFSAGDAAFLSNVGADRLPLVFMLTPAVMLLYTVLFSYLLVRFSIDRMVDLTLAALVAGGVAFWALIDAGLPPDWQVPLYFAVKLYLAMWYIALYSLFWNYTDAYFAIQDAKRLFPLFAAFCALGTACGAMLVGLLAESVAVQDFFLLWAAIAMATAPLAALLRRRWSQIAESDSDLEEESGGALSQLAAVGRAFGRSRYTMVFTLVLFVTLLMTNLAEYQYSMVLQEGRDEAALASLFGTLYAAANLFNLVTCLFVFNRLVARLGVRNVAFIQPLTYFAVFGWFFLQGGTGAALAAFFAYHGVLTSIEYNNQNLLFNAVPSRVKRPLRTVMEGMAEPLASLVSGGFLIYAASQIDMRELSGIGIIVGATLVAVVVALRQLYPSAMAANMRQGWMNFGGRGVLSPQFEPEARSLLARAAAGEGDSAQIAARLLGEAPVSGSAASQGPDIDALLAQLTLGDPAKCIGVAEAIDRLATREDVHIVPPLARCLPKLERDERRRMIRLLGRIADSESIPDILEAATELAPRARRAIATMLTELGETAIPRLLGGMRDRALAYRSRAIAARALAQISYAQFAANLDRLVTGELDEASRLGHTASLLDLHAGTHRSVALLARAQRERAEAAIDFVLELLAIGGLLPNFDLLIVSLHSANPKVRGNAVEAIESSVPRHYLRLLGPLLHGEAQPREGAQIDVEQVLVEALASGQAMEMTLAADVLHDRLDAAGFTQRLKAVIREGMPEMVRRHVLDLLEIDGATRPHSLDLLAALADHPEVGGATLEALGAAVLCAVFEKPEGGALAGEAGGSPFWIAHRDLGEVAARFPELALVMLKSQDGRQYAA comes from the coding sequence TTGCTCGATTTCGTTAACCGCCTCTTCCGGCTCGAGCGCGGTGAATGGCCCCGACTTATCCAGTTCGGCCTGTTCGGATTCCTGTTGCAGATGGGCATGGGGGTCGGTTTCAGTGCCGGCGATGCCGCATTCCTGAGCAATGTCGGCGCGGACCGCCTGCCGCTGGTGTTCATGCTGACGCCGGCGGTCATGCTGCTCTACACGGTGCTGTTTTCCTACCTGCTCGTGCGTTTTTCGATCGATCGCATGGTCGATCTGACCCTGGCCGCGCTGGTCGCGGGCGGAGTGGCATTCTGGGCCCTGATCGATGCCGGACTGCCGCCGGATTGGCAGGTTCCGCTCTATTTCGCGGTAAAGCTCTACCTGGCGATGTGGTACATCGCGCTCTACTCGCTGTTCTGGAATTATACCGACGCCTATTTCGCGATACAGGACGCCAAGCGACTTTTCCCGCTCTTCGCCGCGTTCTGCGCGCTCGGTACGGCCTGCGGCGCGATGCTGGTGGGCCTGCTGGCAGAGAGCGTGGCGGTGCAGGACTTCTTCCTGCTGTGGGCCGCCATCGCCATGGCAACCGCGCCACTGGCCGCTCTTTTGCGCCGGCGCTGGAGCCAGATTGCCGAGAGCGACAGCGATCTCGAGGAAGAATCGGGCGGTGCCCTGAGCCAGCTTGCAGCGGTCGGCCGCGCCTTTGGCCGGTCGCGCTATACGATGGTCTTCACGCTGGTGCTCTTCGTCACCTTGTTGATGACCAATCTTGCCGAGTACCAGTATTCGATGGTGCTACAGGAAGGCCGCGACGAGGCGGCCCTGGCATCGCTGTTCGGCACGCTCTACGCGGCAGCCAACCTGTTCAACCTCGTGACCTGCCTTTTCGTGTTCAACCGATTGGTGGCGCGGCTGGGCGTGCGCAATGTCGCCTTCATCCAGCCGCTGACCTACTTTGCGGTGTTCGGGTGGTTCTTCCTGCAGGGGGGGACGGGCGCTGCGCTTGCGGCTTTCTTCGCCTATCACGGGGTCCTGACCTCGATCGAGTACAACAACCAGAACCTGCTGTTCAATGCCGTCCCCTCGCGGGTGAAGCGGCCGCTGCGCACGGTGATGGAGGGCATGGCCGAGCCGCTCGCCAGCCTCGTCTCGGGCGGCTTCCTGATCTACGCGGCCAGCCAGATCGACATGCGCGAGCTTTCGGGCATCGGGATCATCGTGGGCGCGACGCTTGTTGCCGTCGTTGTCGCGCTGCGCCAGCTCTATCCTTCGGCGATGGCTGCCAACATGCGGCAGGGCTGGATGAACTTCGGCGGGCGCGGCGTGCTTTCCCCGCAGTTCGAACCCGAGGCAAGGAGCCTGCTCGCCAGGGCCGCCGCAGGTGAAGGAGACAGTGCGCAGATCGCCGCGCGCCTGCTGGGCGAAGCTCCCGTTAGCGGGTCTGCTGCATCGCAGGGGCCCGATATCGATGCCCTTTTGGCACAGCTCACGCTGGGCGATCCGGCGAAGTGCATCGGCGTTGCCGAGGCCATCGACCGGTTGGCAACGCGCGAGGACGTGCACATCGTCCCGCCTCTGGCGCGGTGTCTTCCGAAATTGGAGCGCGACGAACGGCGGCGGATGATCCGGCTGCTCGGCCGGATCGCGGACAGCGAATCCATTCCCGACATTCTCGAGGCGGCCACCGAACTGGCGCCAAGGGCGCGGCGCGCAATTGCGACGATGCTGACGGAGCTGGGCGAGACGGCGATCCCCCGCTTGCTGGGCGGGATGCGCGACCGGGCCTTGGCTTATCGGTCCCGCGCTATCGCGGCACGCGCGCTGGCGCAGATTTCCTACGCCCAGTTTGCCGCCAACCTCGATCGTCTCGTGACCGGCGAACTGGATGAAGCCTCGCGCCTCGGCCATACGGCGAGCCTGCTCGACCTCCACGCCGGCACGCACCGCTCCGTCGCACTGCTGGCGCGTGCCCAGCGCGAGCGGGCGGAAGCTGCGATAGACTTCGTGCTGGAACTTCTTGCAATCGGCGGGCTGCTGCCGAATTTCGATCTCCTGATCGTCTCGCTCCATTCCGCCAACCCCAAGGTGCGGGGCAACGCGGTGGAGGCAATCGAGAGCAGCGTTCCTCGCCACTATCTGCGCCTGCTCGGACCGCTCCTGCACGGCGAAGCGCAGCCGCGTGAGGGCGCGCAAATCGATGTCGAACAGGTTCTCGTAGAGGCTCTCGCCAGCGGCCAGGCAATGGAAATGACTTTGGCGGCTGACGTTCTCCATGACCGTCTGGACGCCGCTGGCTTCACCCAGCGTCTCAAGGCGGTGATCCGCGAAGGCATGCCCGAAATGGTGCGCCGCCATGTCCTTGATCTCCTGGAGATCGACGGCGCTACCCGGCCGCATTCGCTCGATCTGCTGGCGGCTCTGGCGGACCATCCCGAGGTTGGCGGTGCTACGCTCGAAGCGCTGGGTGCTGCGGTACTGTGCGCCGTCTTCGAGAAGCCGGAAGGCGGGGCCCTTGCAGGGGAGGCTGGGGGCTCCCCGTTCTGGATCGCCCATCGCGATCTGGGCGAAGTCGCCGCGCGCTTCCCCGAACTGGCACTGGTCATGCTCAAGTCACAGGACGGTCGGCAATATGCGGCCTAG
- a CDS encoding histidine kinase yields the protein MPIKALLLRTFLPAVVVVAVLLAVFVYNWLYASILEGFERKLVTTSALAGAMVDPADHDALIAVAFEGGDAQAAEASTAYRRNVEPMQRIRKELDLTYLYTQVNGGPADILYILDASTGEDHSPLGSSDDLPDETAEGLRRVEDTGSIYVSPIEYQEQWGLLKTGAAPVRGAGGRIAASAGADVNVSVIQVATQNALFMSAMIGVGSVLACLLVSLALVRRIAGPIEALTEETLQVAAGRGHSAAQGSAPREVTVLRKALLERAAEISCELQARRERSVQEDARAHAGLLASGSGIGPGQPVILLSGARRVIAWTPGDPADARTVLAQRAMARLAQAMAENPALCADWAMLADCDQGACLVVDGTAGWVEWIGTPQAGLRVAGRHADPGRFDPKERVSFVSLTGGEFVVWPGEAR from the coding sequence GTGCCGATCAAAGCGCTGCTGCTGCGCACTTTCCTGCCTGCGGTCGTCGTCGTGGCGGTTCTGCTGGCGGTGTTCGTCTACAACTGGCTCTACGCTTCGATCCTCGAGGGCTTCGAGCGCAAGCTGGTGACGACGAGCGCGCTTGCCGGCGCGATGGTCGATCCGGCAGATCACGATGCCCTCATCGCAGTGGCCTTCGAGGGCGGAGACGCGCAGGCAGCCGAGGCCAGCACTGCCTATCGCCGCAATGTCGAGCCCATGCAGCGTATCCGCAAGGAACTGGACCTGACCTACCTCTATACCCAGGTGAACGGCGGCCCGGCGGACATCCTCTATATTCTCGATGCCTCGACGGGGGAGGATCATTCTCCGCTCGGTTCCAGCGACGACTTGCCCGACGAGACGGCCGAAGGTCTCAGGCGGGTCGAGGATACCGGATCGATCTATGTTTCTCCGATCGAGTACCAGGAACAGTGGGGCCTGCTGAAGACGGGGGCAGCCCCGGTCAGAGGCGCGGGCGGGCGCATCGCGGCGTCGGCCGGGGCGGACGTCAATGTCTCGGTCATACAGGTCGCCACTCAGAATGCGCTGTTCATGAGCGCGATGATCGGTGTTGGCTCGGTGCTTGCCTGCCTGCTCGTCTCACTGGCGCTCGTGCGGCGTATTGCCGGGCCCATCGAGGCGCTTACAGAAGAGACCCTGCAGGTTGCGGCGGGTCGCGGGCACAGTGCGGCGCAAGGGTCTGCGCCGCGTGAAGTCACCGTCCTGCGCAAAGCCCTGCTTGAACGTGCGGCGGAGATTTCCTGCGAGTTGCAGGCGCGCAGGGAGCGCAGCGTGCAGGAAGACGCTCGCGCCCATGCAGGGTTGCTGGCAAGCGGATCCGGCATCGGACCGGGCCAGCCGGTGATCCTGCTGTCCGGTGCTCGCCGCGTGATTGCCTGGACGCCCGGCGATCCCGCCGATGCGCGCACGGTTCTTGCCCAGCGCGCCATGGCGCGCCTCGCACAAGCGATGGCCGAGAATCCGGCGCTCTGCGCGGACTGGGCCATGCTCGCTGACTGCGATCAGGGCGCTTGCCTGGTGGTTGACGGCACAGCTGGCTGGGTTGAATGGATTGGAACGCCCCAGGCCGGGCTTCGCGTTGCAGGCCGGCACGCCGATCCCGGCCGCTTCGATCCGAAGGAGCGCGTCTCGTTCGTCTCGCTGACGGGCGGCGAGTTCGTCGTATGGCCGGGAGAAGCACGATGA
- a CDS encoding diaminopimelate decarboxylase, with amino-acid sequence MTVPQQGSSAGTAPWWERPDLHYRGGRLHFAGHDVAALAGEGESGGEEGGALFLYSLDRVEANLDRVVAALGDIGCAFTVYYAMKANRFAPLLERLAQSGKCGVDICSPGELDHALACGFAPGQISFTGTGVTPRDLERLLSHPEITINCDTMGMIRRIGERTPGREIGIRVNPGRGTGYGDAEKLTYAGGRTTKFGIYREQWGEALALAKSHGLAITSLHFHVGCGYLTDQLESWDLAVAEASRFLDEVPQVRTVNVGGGLGLPHRCGDRPLDLAQWAAILRRHFAGRGLRIAVEPGDYIAKDAGMLVLPVTDVEIKRDTRFVFVGGGFNLHPEPAFYDLPCEPVPCLLRGDGSAPGERVTIAGNINEALDIWAADTLLPPVEEGDFIAFLNAGGYGSAMSSNHCMRGAFTERAL; translated from the coding sequence GTGACCGTGCCGCAGCAGGGCTCATCGGCCGGGACTGCGCCGTGGTGGGAGCGCCCAGACCTGCATTATCGCGGCGGGCGCCTGCACTTCGCGGGACATGATGTCGCCGCACTGGCCGGTGAGGGCGAGAGCGGGGGCGAGGAAGGGGGGGCGCTGTTTCTCTATTCGCTCGACCGCGTCGAAGCCAATCTCGATAGGGTGGTCGCTGCCCTTGGCGATATCGGCTGCGCCTTCACGGTCTATTACGCCATGAAGGCCAACCGCTTTGCGCCCCTGCTTGAGCGGCTCGCACAAAGCGGCAAATGCGGGGTCGACATCTGCTCTCCGGGTGAACTGGATCATGCCCTGGCCTGCGGTTTTGCGCCCGGTCAGATCAGTTTCACCGGCACTGGCGTCACGCCGCGCGATCTGGAACGACTACTGTCCCATCCCGAGATCACGATCAATTGCGACACCATGGGCATGATCCGACGCATCGGTGAGCGCACGCCGGGCCGCGAGATCGGCATTCGCGTGAATCCCGGGCGCGGCACCGGCTACGGCGATGCCGAGAAGCTGACTTATGCCGGGGGAAGAACGACCAAGTTCGGCATCTACCGCGAGCAGTGGGGCGAGGCGCTTGCCCTCGCGAAAAGCCATGGGCTGGCGATCACCTCGCTGCATTTTCATGTCGGCTGCGGATACCTGACCGATCAGCTGGAGAGCTGGGATCTGGCCGTCGCGGAGGCCTCTCGCTTCCTCGACGAAGTGCCGCAGGTGCGCACGGTCAACGTCGGTGGCGGGCTGGGGCTGCCCCATCGCTGCGGGGACAGGCCGCTCGATCTGGCGCAATGGGCCGCGATCCTGCGCCGCCATTTTGCCGGACGCGGCCTGCGCATCGCCGTTGAGCCGGGGGACTACATTGCCAAGGATGCCGGGATGCTCGTGCTTCCCGTGACCGACGTCGAAATCAAGCGCGACACCCGGTTCGTCTTCGTCGGCGGGGGCTTCAATCTCCACCCGGAACCTGCTTTCTACGACCTGCCGTGCGAGCCGGTTCCCTGCCTGCTGCGCGGCGATGGATCGGCGCCGGGCGAGCGGGTGACGATTGCCGGCAATATCAACGAAGCGCTTGATATCTGGGCTGCCGACACGCTCCTTCCGCCCGTTGAGGAGGGGGACTTCATCGCCTTCCTCAATGCCGGGGGATACGGCTCGGCGATGAGTTCCAACCACTGCATGCGCGGCGCCTTTACCGAACGCGCCCTGTAG
- a CDS encoding ATP-binding protein — protein sequence MDCDYERTLANGRAGFPSFLEDIEAYLESADLPLDVLTKVMIVFDELVSNILEHGKEQDMPRITACLRVGNGEVAVDLIDDGRPFDPLSLETPDTSLSVEEREIGGLGIHIVRRIMDRVEYAREGECNRLRFAKKLPLG from the coding sequence ATGGATTGCGATTACGAACGCACTCTCGCCAACGGAAGGGCAGGGTTCCCCTCGTTCCTCGAGGATATCGAAGCCTATCTGGAAAGCGCCGACCTGCCGCTCGATGTTCTGACCAAGGTCATGATCGTGTTCGACGAACTGGTCAGCAACATCCTCGAACACGGCAAGGAGCAGGATATGCCGCGCATAACCGCCTGCCTCAGGGTGGGGAACGGGGAAGTCGCGGTCGACCTTATCGATGATGGCAGGCCATTCGACCCCTTGTCGCTTGAGACGCCCGATACTTCGCTTTCCGTGGAGGAGCGCGAGATCGGCGGCCTTGGCATCCACATCGTGCGCCGGATCATGGACCGCGTGGAATATGCGCGCGAAGGCGAATGCAACAGGCTACGTTTCGCTAAGAAATTGCCCCTAGGGTAA
- a CDS encoding STAS domain-containing protein, producing MEISEEIKGPALVMTLAGRLDSNTAPLLETRLPSRIEGNPATVIDLSQVSYVSSAGLRILLKGAKVAKASGNRLALCGLAPSVREVFDISGFTAIFAIEPDLVSALAAVG from the coding sequence ATGGAAATCAGCGAAGAAATCAAGGGTCCGGCCCTGGTGATGACCCTTGCCGGTCGGCTCGACAGCAATACCGCGCCGCTGCTCGAAACCCGTCTGCCTTCGCGGATCGAGGGCAATCCGGCCACCGTGATCGACCTGTCGCAGGTCAGCTACGTCAGTTCCGCGGGCCTGCGCATCCTGCTAAAGGGCGCGAAAGTGGCCAAGGCATCGGGCAACAGGCTCGCGCTTTGCGGTCTCGCTCCGTCAGTGCGTGAAGTGTTCGATATCAGCGGCTTCACCGCTATCTTTGCGATCGAACCTGACCTCGTTTCCGCTCTCGCCGCAGTCGGTTGA